A stretch of DNA from Desulfosarcina ovata subsp. ovata:
GGAATTAATCAGAATCCAGATATCGCCATTAGTCGCCCGGGTTTCGATTTTTTCCATGCAGTATCCATGCAAATGGAGATCAATTTGTGTCGCTCATCAAACATACCGCAATAACCACCACCAACCACCCCGTATAATCTTTCCAAGAAGGAGGGAACATGGTCGAGAAGAAAGTCGGAACAGCAAAAAAAGAGATCGAAATAAAGGATTTGACGATATGCAAAACGACGCAGCAAATGCTTGAAAAAGCCCGTCGTGATGGTGTCGAAACAGCGTTTGACCGTGCCGCCAACATGAAAGCATGCCCCATCGGCGCCGATTCAGCGTGCTGCAAACACTGTTCCATGGGGCCTTGCCGGCTGAATGCAAAAGATCCATATGGAAAGGTCGGCGTCTGCGGGGCCACCATTGATACGATCCAGGCCCGTAATTTTGCCCGGATGGTGGCATCCGGTGCCGCTGCCCATACCGACCATGGTATGGCCATGGTCGATCTCTTCCGTGAGGTGGTTACCGGACACATCAAGGAATACCGGATTAAGGATGTCGGGAAACTGATCAGTGTCGCCCAATCGATCGGTATTGAAACCGAGGACCGCAGTGTCGAGGAAATTGCCACCGATCTCTACAAAGAGTTGGAACGGACCTACACCCAGGTGGAAGGAGAAATTCCCTTTGCCAAGCGTGTGCCGGAGAAGACCCTGGAGACCTGGCGAAAGCTGGGCATTGTTCCCAGGGGGTCCATGCGGGAAATTATGGAGCTGATGCACCGGACGCACATTGGTGTTGATCAACATTATGAAAACATCACCAAACAGAGCAGCCGAACGGCCCTGGCGGATGGCTGGGGCGGGTCCATGGTGGCCACGGAGATTTCCGACATCCTTTTCGGTACTCCCACCCCAATTGCGGTGGATGTTAACATGGGTGTCCTTAAAGAGGATCATGTCAATGTGATTATTCATGGTCACGAGCCCAATATGTTCGAATCCATGCTGGTCTCGGTGAATGAACCCACCCTTGTCCAGGCGGCCAAGGACGCTGGTGCCCAGGGCATCAACCTCGTGGGGATGTGTTGCTCCGGTGCTGAAATGATGTCCCGCCACGGAATCCCCCATGCGGGAAATTTCATGTCAACGGAGGCGATTTTGGTAACCGGAGCGGTGGATGTCATGTGTGTGGATATCCAGTGCATCAAGCAAGGGCTGGTGAGTGTGGCCGACTGTTATCAGACGCCGCTGATTACCACCAACACACGGGCCCACATTGAGGGTGCCACACATATTGAATTTGACGACCATGATCCCCAAAAATGCACGGATGAGGTGGTCATCAAAGCGATCACCCGTTTTAAAAACCGAACGGCAGCAATTGAGATTCCCGATATCAAAAATACGGGAATTCACGGGTTCTCCCATGAGTATATCAATTATATGCTGGGGGGATCGTTCAGGGGGTCCTATACGCCATTGAACGATAATATCATCAATGGTCGCATTCGTGGCGTGGCCGGGGTCGTGGGTTGCACCAACCCGCGGATCAAACAGGATTGGGCCCATGTGGAACTGGTTAAGGAACTCATCAAAAATGATGTCCTTGTGCTTCAGACCGGATGTTCCCAGATTTCCCTGGCAAAAGAGGGGTTTTTGACACCGGAAGCGGCGTATCTGGCCGGCCCGGGGTTGAAGGAGGTCTGCGAGACGGTTGGTATGCCGCCGGTACTGGGAATGGGCTCCTGCGTGGACAACAGCCGGATCCTTATCGCTGCTTCAGAAATGGTCCGGGTGGGCGGACTGGGCACGAGCATCGCCGATTTACCAGTAGTCGGTGCCGCTCCGGAATGGATGAGCGAAAAAGCCATATCCATTGGACATTACTTTGTCGCCTCGGGTCTTTATACCGTGTTCGGGGTCACTTTCCCCATTGTCAAGGAGACCAAGTTCCACAAGCTACTGTTCGACGGGCTGGAGAAGCAAGGCCTGGGCAAGTGGGGGTTCAGCGCCGATCCGTATGAGATGGCCCGCATGATGATCGCCCATATCGATAAGAAGCGCAAGGAACTGGGCATTGACAAGGCCAGGGACCGTGTGCTCATGGATATGTCCGACCGGCGGGATATCGACGCCGCCTGATTGTATCATTACACCGGAATTAAAAAGGAAAAGGGGCTCGCTTGCGAGCCCCTTTTTGTTTTTCGAACAAATCCCGATACGCTCAATCTTCCTGCATTTCGTCGGCATGGTCGGCCAGAAAGCGATACAAGGTCGCCCGGCCGACTCCCAGCACCTTGGCGGCGCGGGCTTTGTTGCCGCCGGTTTTGGTCAGTGCGGCGGATACGGATTCGGCGTCCAGTTTGCGCACGGGGCCGCGTTTGGGTTTTTCTGAGATAAACCCTTTCAATTCAAGGGGCAGGTCTTCGGGGTGGATCACCTTTCCCTGACAGCGCACGATGGCAAACTGAACGGCGTTCTGAAGCTCCCGGACATTTCCGGGCCAGTTGTAGTCCATGAGAATGTTCAGGGCCTCTTTGCCGATCCGTACGGGGCGCTGGCCACCGATCACCGGTGCCTGCGAAAGAAAGTGCTCCACCAGCAGGGGGATGTCGGAGCGGCGTTCCCGAATGGGCGGGATCTGAATTGGAATAACATTCAGCCGATAAAAGAGATCTTCGCGAAACCGGCCCTTTTTGACCTCTTTCTTCAAATCCCTGTTCGTCGCGCTGACCACCCGTACATCCACCGATACGGTTTTTTCTCCACCGACCTTCATGAAGTTGCCCTCCTGAAGGAAGCGTAGGAGTTTGACTTGAAGCAGCTTGGGCAACTCGGCAATCTCATCTAAAAAAATGGTGCCCTTGTGGGCCAGTTCGAAGCGACCTTTTTTATCACGGATGGCACCGGAGAAGGCGCCTTTGACGTGGCCGAACAATTCGCTCTCGATGAGTCCTTCGGGAAGCGCCCCGCAGTTGATGGGCACGAATGGATTGCCGGCGCGCAGGCTCTCGTTGTGGATGGCGTTGGCCACCAGCTCCTTGCCGGTACCGGTTTCGCCAAATATATGCACGGGGTAGTCGTATCCGGCGACATCCGTAATCTGGCGAAACACTTCCACCATTTTGCTGTCGCAGCCGATAATGTTTGAAAATCCCGTCATTTCTCTAGCTTTGATTCTCAGTTCGAAGAGGTCGGTCACGTCCCTGAAAGCGGCCAGAACGCCAAACTTCCGGTCGTTTTCATCGCGCATCATGGTCGCCGTCATTTCCAGGCGACGGGTTTCGCCCTTGCGGGTGACGATGTTGATCGGATACTCGGCGGTGTCCAGAAAAAGGGGTTGGTCGCCGCAAAAAGAACACCGGCTGCCACAGAAGGGGCCGCCGAAAGCGTCGTGGCAGTCCTTGCCGATGACTTCCTCACGGTGATACCCCGTGATTTCTTCTGCCCTTTTGTTGAAATAGAAGATTTTCCGGTCGATATCGTGGGCGATGATGCCATCCTTCAAATTGTCCAGAATCCGTTCGAGGTTTTTCCGGTTGGAGAAAATGTTGTCGATACTCGGAGCCTTCATTTTCGCTCTAAATTCACTTGAAGAATGGGGGTGTCGAGACGGAGCCCGATCTGCGATCGGGTAACCTCTAATGAGCGAACGTAAGATAACATCATTATTTGAAATGTTCAACCTTAATGGAAGGGCGTCAGGTGGCGGTGCGGCTGGGCTGCGGGTTTTATATAATTGGAGGACATCGGCAAACCATGCGGAACTTTGGAAAGCGATACATGGAAACGCTGGACGGCGTCCATGCGAGACACAAAAACCAAATCGTAAGTATCTATTGCATTGATTAATATGATTGATGGTTTGGTGTTGACATTATTGCATACGATCGCTACATCTAAACTTCTTAATCCGTATTTTCCACGATTCATTACCCAATAAATGTGCATGTTCACATTGACTCGCCAAATAGGCTTTACCTGAGAGACTGATCGCTGGCTGCCCGGGATGGCAGGCTCACGGTAAAGCAATTGCTCGGGAATCCTTGTCCGTCAAGGTTTCCTCCATCCATTCCTGCCGTTTTCCAATCTTTTTTCAGTCAACCGGCGTGATCCATGTCTCGATTGTTGCATCGCCTGTGGGGGGCATGGCGGATTCGCGTTTGATGGACGCGGGATCGGCTTGGCCTCACGCCCCATAAGAAAGGGATGCCTATCTATCGTTATTCGTGCATCTTACGCACGGTCAGGAGAGAGACAATGACAAAAAACGCCATTGGTTCCGTGTTGGTCGTTGGTGGGGGCATCGCCGGGATGCAAAGTGCCCTGGATCTGGCGAACTCGGGTTACTATGTTTACCTGCTCGAAAAATCGCCTGCCATCGGGGGGGTGATGGCCCAGTTGGACAAAACCTTCCCCACCAACGACTGCGCCATGTGTATCATGAGCCCCATTCTGGTGGAAGTCGGCCGGCATGTGAACATCGAATTGATTACCTATGCGGATCTGGAACGTATTGACGGCGGTCCGGGGAATTTCCGGGTGGTCATCGATAAGCACGCTGGATACATCGATACCGATCAGTGCACCGGTTGCGGCGACTGTTCCCAGGCCTGTCCGGTGGAGTTGCCGGATGCATACAATCTGGGACTGGTCAGCCGCAAAGCCACCTACAAGCAGTATGCCCAGGCCATCCCCATCAACTACACCATCCAGAAAACCGACAAGGCGCCCTGCCGCCTGGCCTGTCCGGCGGGGATCAACGTGCAGGGGTACGTGCAGATGGTCGGCCAGGGCAAGTATGCCGAGGCCCTGAAGATCATCATGGATGACCTGCCCCTGCCCGGTGTGCTGGGACGCATCTGCCCCCACGGCTGCGAGGACGCCTGCCGGCGTTGCGAGGTGGATCAGCCGGTGGCCATCCGCGAGCTCAAACGCCTGGCCGCCGACCAGGTCGATCCGCGCACCATCGAGATCCCCATGGCAGAAAAGCGCGAGGAACGTGTGGCCATCATCGGCAGCGGCCCGGCCGGCCTGAGTGCGGCCTATCACCTGGCCCGCCGGGGCATTTTGAGCACGATCTACGAGGCCCTGCCCAAGGCCGGCGGCATGCTGCGGGTGGGCATTCCGGATCACCGCCTGCCGCCGGCGATCCTGGACCAGGAGATCGAAATCATCACCAACATGGGTGTGGAGCTTAAGACCAATACGCCCCTGGACGGCGACCTGACCGTGGACAGTCTTTTCGATCAGGGGTTCAAGGCGGTCTACCTGGCCCTGGGCGCCCACAAGGGCATCACCCTGGGGGTTCCCGGCGAAAAGACCGCGGGCGTACGCCAGGGGGTGGATTTCCTGCGCGAGGTCAACCTCACCGGCAAGGCACCGGTGGGCAAGCATGTGGCCATCGTCGGCGGCGGCAACGTGGCCATTGACGTGGCCCGCTCGGCCGTGCGCCTGGGCGCCGAGACAGTACAGATCATCTACCGCCGGACCCGTGCCGAGATGCCGGCCTGGGAAGAAGAGATCCAGGCCGCCGAGACCGAAGGGACCGAGATCACCTATCTTGCCGCTCCCCAGGAGATTCTTTCCGAAAACGGCAAGGTGACCGGCCTGCGCTGCATCCGCATGGAACTGGGCGAGCCGGACGCATCAAACCGCCGCCGTCCGGTACCGGTACCGGGCAGCGAATACGACCTTGAGATCGACCAGCTGATTCCGGCCATCGGCCAGCGGCCGGACCTCTCCTCCATCGAGGATGTGGACGGCGTGGGATTCACCCGCTGGAGCACCACGGAAGTGGACCCGGTGACCTATGCCACCGGCCGGCCGGGCGTGTTTGCCGGCGGCGACCTGCAGAGCGGTCCCTGGGTGGCCATCGGCGCCATTGCCGCGGGCAAGGAGGCGGCCGAATCCATCGAGCGCTACCTGGACGGTGCGGACATGGCCGCCGGCCGCGAGCCCATCGAGCGGTCCGAGCCGGTCTACCGTCCGGTGCCCGAGGGCGAGCCAATTGCAGCAAGGGTCAAGCCGCGCGAGCTGGAACCCGCGGCGCGCAAGGGCAACTTCAACGAAGTGGAACTGGGCATCACCCCCGAAGCCGGCCAGGCCGAGGCCGCGCGCTGCCTGAACTGCGGCTATTGCTGCGAGTGCTACCAGTGTGTCGAGGCCTGCGGCGCCGGCGCCGTGACCCTTGCCACCCACCAAATGCAGGACCGGCAGATCGAGCTTAGCGTCGGGTCGGTGATCCTTTCTCCCGGTTTTACCCCCTATGACCCGTCCGGGCTGGATTTCCTCGGTTATGGCAAAAATCCCAATGTAATGAGTTCCATTGAGTTCGAGCGCATCCTGGCCGCGTCCGGCCCCACCACCGGGCACCTGGTGCGGATGTCCGACCACCGGGAACCCAAGAAGATCGCCTGGCTGCAATGCGTGGGGTCACGGGACCAGAACCGTTGTGACAATCCCTACTGCTCGTCGGTCTGCTGCATGTATGCCATCAAGGAGGCGGTGATCGCCAAGGAGCATTCGGCCCAGCCCCTGGACTGCGCCATCTTCTACATGGACATGCGTACCCATGGAAAGGATTTCGAACGGGCCTACAACGATGCCAAGGGCAAACACGGCATCCGTTTCATCCGCAGCCGGATTCACACCGTAGAAACCGTGCCGGGTACGGACGACGTTTTCGTGCGCTACGTGCTGGACGACGGTCAGACGATGGAAGAGCAATTCGACATGCTGATCCTTTCGGTGGGCCTGGAAATCTCCAAAGACCTGGTCGATCTGGCCAAACGGCTCGACATCTCGCTGACGCCGGGGAATTTCTGTGCCACCTCCAGCTTTTCGCCGGTGGAGACCTCAAGGCCCGGCGTTTTCGTTTGCGGCGCCTTTCAGGGGCCGCGCGACATCCCCCAGAGCGTGGTCGATGCCAGTGCGGCGGCGGTGGCGGCCGGCGAACTGCTCAGCGATGCCAAGTTTACCCTTACCAAGACGCGCGAGGTGGTGCCCCAGATCAACGTGGCCGGGGAACGTCCGCGGGTGGGGGTGTTTGTCTGCCATTGCGGGATCAACATCGGTGGCATCGTGGATGTTCCGGGGGTCAGGGATTATGCGGCCACGCTGCCCTATGTGGATTACGTGGCCGATAACCTGTACACCTGCTCCCAGGACACCCAGGATATCATGACCCAGATTATTAGTGAGAAGAATCTCAACCGGGTCGTCGTGGCGGCCTGTACGCCCAAGACCCACGAGCCCCTGTTTCAGGAGACCCTGATCAACGCGGGGCTCAACAAATACCTCTTCGAATTCGTCAATATCCGCAACCACGATTCCTGGGTCCATCGCAACAATCCGGATCTGGCCACGGCCAAGGCCAAGGACCTGGTGGGCATGGCCATCGCCAAGGTTGTCCTGATGGAACCGTTGGAGGAGGCCGAGCTCACCATCGGCCAGTCGGCCATGGTCGTCGGTGGCGGTATCTCCGGTATGGCCGCGGCCTTGAGCCTGGCCAACCAGGGGTATGAGACCCACATCGTGGAACAGACTGGTGGGCTCGGCGGACAGGCCCTGAATCTTTTCCGCACCGCCGATGGGGAAGACATCGGCGCCCGGCTGCGCCAGATGGTGGCCGATGTGGAGCAGAACGATAACATTCGCGTGCATTATCATTCGACCTTGAGCACGGTTGACGGCTTTGTCGGCAGCTTTGTTTCTACCCTGACCACCGGCGACACAGAAACCGCGATCGATCATGGGGTCACGGTCATCGCCACCGGTGCCCTGCCTCTGGTTCCCAATGAATACAGTTACGGCAGCAGTCCGAAAATCCTCACCAGTCTGGAGCTGGATCGCCGCTTCATCGAAAAGGACCCGGCCCTGGATGCCATGAATACGGCGGTCTTCATCCAGTGCGTGGGCTCGCGGGAGACCGAGCGCCCTTACTGCAGCCGGGTCTGCTGCACCCATTCCATCGACAGCGCCCTTTTGCTCAAGGCACGCAATCCCGATATGGACGTATTTATCCTCTACCGTGACATCCGGACCTATGGGGAACGGGAGTATTTATACAAGGAGGCTCGCGAAAAGGGGATCATCTTCATTCGCTATCAGGTCGATGACAAACCGGTGGTCATGGTGGATGGGGATACGGTCAGCGTGACGATCAAGGATCATGTGCTGGGCCGTCCCATTGAAATCGAAACTGACCTGCTGACCCTGGCCACGGCCATCGTGCCGCCCAGCAACGACGCCCTGGCCCGGTTCTTCAAGATTCCGGTCAACGACGACGGCTTCTTCGTGGAAAAACACGCCAAGCTCGGCCCGTCGGAATTCGCCACCGATGGCGTGTTTCTGTGCGGTCTGGCCCACTATCCGAAACCCATTGACGAGGCCATTGCCCAGGGCAAGGCCGCGGCGTCACGGGCCACCACCCTGTTGGCCCAGCAGAAAATCAACACCAACGGTCAGATCGCCAAAACCGATCCGATGCTTTGCAGCGCTTGCGGGGTCTGCGTTTCCATCTGCCCCTATTCGGCACCCTCGTTTATCGACGCCGAGGCGCGCATGCATGCGGGCAAGGCCCAGATCAACCCCGTCTTGTGCAAGGGATGCGGTCTTTGCGTGGCCGCATGCCGGTCCGGGGCCATCCACCTGAAAGGTTTCGACAACGAACAGATTTTTGCGCAGATATTTGAACTCAACGAAGCAGTCTAAAACTCGTATTTCAATTGGGAGAAAGACGATGAACAATAATTCTTGGGAACCCAAAATCGTGAGTTTTTTTTGTAACTGGTGCACCTATGGTGCCGCGGACCTGGCCGGCGTGAGCCGCTTCGAGCATCCCCCCAACACGCGCGTCATCCGTGTTCCCTGCTCCGGACGGGTCAGCCCCAAATTTATCCTGGCCGCGTTCATGAACGGGGCCGACGGGGTGTGGGTGTCCGGTTGTCATCCGGGGGACTGCCATTACATTGAGGGGAACCTGTACGCCAGGCGGCGGTTTACCCTTCTGAAAAATCAGCTGGAATACATGGGGGTGGAACCCGGGCGGCTGCATTTTTCCTGGATTTCGTCGGCCGAGGCGTCAAAGTATGTTCAGGTGATCACCGAGGTGATCGACGCGGTAAAGGCCCTGGGTCCAAACACCCGTTTTGTCAAACACCAGGCGAAGGTAGCGTGATATGTCCGGATACACAGAGAAGATGAGGGAGATCGCCGGCCGGCTGCTGGGCGACTGCAGTGTCCAGATGGTCATCGGATTCCGCAAGGGGACCCTGCCCATGATGAACGAGCCGTGCTTCGTCACCAACCCCGAACAGGTCCCGTCGCTGGTCTGGGACAGCAACTGCGGGATCAACCTGGCCAACTACCTGACCAATCGAAAAGAGAAAATCGCCGTTTTCGCCAAGGGGTGCGATTCGCGCAACATCGTCAACCACATTGTCGAGAACAAGATCAAACGCGATCAGCTGCACATCGTCGGCGTGCCCTGCACGGGGATGATCGACAAGCGCAAGATCACCGGCATGGTGAACGGTGAGATCCTGGAGACCACCGAGACCGAAGACACCATCAAGGTGCGCACGGCGGAAGCGGAGACGCTTTTCGACAAACGCGAGGTGCTGCAGCAGAACTGCGCCCTGTGCATTCACCGCAACCCGGTGATCTTTGATGAGATGGTCGCCGATCCGGTGGCCGAGCAGACCGACATCGACCGCTACGCGGACGTCCGCAAAATCGAGGAGATGGATTCCAAGGAGAAGTGGCAGTTTTTCGATGACCTGCTCTCGCCGTGCATCCGCTGCTACGCCTGTCGCAACGCCTGCCCGCTGTGCTACTGTCCGACCTGTTTCGTGGACGAATCCAAACCCCAGTGGGTGGGCAAGGGCCAGGATCCCATCGATGTGCGGACCTTCCATTTTTTGCGGGCCTACCACTGCGCCGGGCGCTGCACCGATTGCGGGGCCTGCCAGCGGGCCTGCCCGGTGGGCATCGACATGCGGCTGTTGACCCGCAAACTGGAAAAGGACTGCCAGGAGCAGTTCGGCTGGGAGGCCGGGCTCTCCCTGGATCAGCGTCCGGCCCTGGATGTGTACCAAACCAATGATCCGGAGGCTTTTATAAAATAGTGCCCGTCCTGAAACGGCATCTTGCACCCGCCTTCGGCGTTGGGGGGCGCATCCGAATCCTCGAAATATTACATATATTCCTCCGGTTCGAATACGCCGCCCGCCTTGAACGCGGGCGCAATCTACCATTTCAGGGCAGGCACTATCGCTCATCCGGTAATCAAATGAAGGATAATGCCGGGCGGGCGTTCTCATGCCCACAACTTTTTTGCAAAGGGTAAATGCTATGACGCTGCTTACTATCGACAAACAAAACTGGACGCAAGGATTGGCGGCTGCGGCGGATCATTACCGGCTGTTCGGGCCGGTCAAGGAGAAGGACCAGCACCGGTTCAAGGCGCTGGAAAAGGGCCAGCTCCCCGACCTGGACCTGGTGAACACCCGCCTGTCGCCCAAGGACCTGGTTTTTCCCCAGTCCGAAATCATGCTCACGTACTCGCTGGACGAATCCCGTGAGGACCACCATATCATGAAGGAGGCCCATACGGATCACGCTCCCCGGGCCGTGGTCGGCATGCGTCCCTGCGATGCCAGGGCAATTCAGTTGGTCAAGCTCAACTTCGACACGCCGGATGTCAAGGATCCCTACTGGCTGAAAGCCTATGAGGCCACCACCTTCATCGGCATGGCCTGCGATACGCCGCTGTCCACCTGTTTCTGCACCTCTGCCGGATGCGGTCCGTACAACGCGGAGGGCCTGGACATCCTCATGATGGACCGGGGCGGGACCTACCTGGCCAAGATTTTCACCGAAAAGGGCAAGGCCTTTGCCGATACGGCCGGATGGAACCAAGCCACCCCCGAGGCGGCCGAGGCGTTCGTGGCCGCCAAGGAAGCGGCCGAGGCGAAGATGGTCTCCACGATCAGTACGGACAACCTGGCCGACACCGACCTGCTTGACCTGCACGGGGCTCCGTTCTGGGATGACATCGCCTTTGCCTGCCTCAACTGCGGCACCTGCACCTTCACCTGTCCCACCTGCTGGTGCTTCGACATCCAGGACGAGGTCCAGGGCAAATCCGGCGTGCGCATGAAAAACTGGGACAGCTGCATGTTTCCCATTTTCACCGTGCACACCACCGGCCACAATCCCCGGGACACCAAGACCCAGCGGGTGCGTCAGCGCTTCATGCACAAACTCAAGTACTTTGTGGACAAGTACCAGACCGGCATCATGTGCGTGGGCTGTGGACGGTGCGTGCGTCAGTGCCCGGTCAATATCGATATCCGCCGGGTGTGCGAGTTGATGAACAGTTTCAAGCCAGCCGACGCCTGCGTTGCGCAGGGATAATCGGATTCAAGAGAAGGGTACCGGCGGCGTTATCGGTCGTTGCGGTATGACCGATACAGCGTCCTCCATCTAGCCTTGCCGGGAAGCTTTTCTTGAAGCCGATCGTTTTAGATACGATCTTAAATCCCATGGAGGGAAGAAACCGTGCAAAATCCATATTTACCCTATCCGGTCCGCATTGACGACATCACCGTCGAGGCCGAGGACAAAAGCCTGAAGACGTTCAAATTCGTCTTTTTGAACGAGGGCGACGAGGATCAATTCGCTTACCGGGCCGGCCAGTTCGCCGAACTCTCC
This window harbors:
- the cooS gene encoding anaerobic carbon-monoxide dehydrogenase catalytic subunit — encoded protein: MVEKKVGTAKKEIEIKDLTICKTTQQMLEKARRDGVETAFDRAANMKACPIGADSACCKHCSMGPCRLNAKDPYGKVGVCGATIDTIQARNFARMVASGAAAHTDHGMAMVDLFREVVTGHIKEYRIKDVGKLISVAQSIGIETEDRSVEEIATDLYKELERTYTQVEGEIPFAKRVPEKTLETWRKLGIVPRGSMREIMELMHRTHIGVDQHYENITKQSSRTALADGWGGSMVATEISDILFGTPTPIAVDVNMGVLKEDHVNVIIHGHEPNMFESMLVSVNEPTLVQAAKDAGAQGINLVGMCCSGAEMMSRHGIPHAGNFMSTEAILVTGAVDVMCVDIQCIKQGLVSVADCYQTPLITTNTRAHIEGATHIEFDDHDPQKCTDEVVIKAITRFKNRTAAIEIPDIKNTGIHGFSHEYINYMLGGSFRGSYTPLNDNIINGRIRGVAGVVGCTNPRIKQDWAHVELVKELIKNDVLVLQTGCSQISLAKEGFLTPEAAYLAGPGLKEVCETVGMPPVLGMGSCVDNSRILIAASEMVRVGGLGTSIADLPVVGAAPEWMSEKAISIGHYFVASGLYTVFGVTFPIVKETKFHKLLFDGLEKQGLGKWGFSADPYEMARMMIAHIDKKRKELGIDKARDRVLMDMSDRRDIDAA
- a CDS encoding sigma-54 interaction domain-containing protein, translated to MKAPSIDNIFSNRKNLERILDNLKDGIIAHDIDRKIFYFNKRAEEITGYHREEVIGKDCHDAFGGPFCGSRCSFCGDQPLFLDTAEYPINIVTRKGETRRLEMTATMMRDENDRKFGVLAAFRDVTDLFELRIKAREMTGFSNIIGCDSKMVEVFRQITDVAGYDYPVHIFGETGTGKELVANAIHNESLRAGNPFVPINCGALPEGLIESELFGHVKGAFSGAIRDKKGRFELAHKGTIFLDEIAELPKLLQVKLLRFLQEGNFMKVGGEKTVSVDVRVVSATNRDLKKEVKKGRFREDLFYRLNVIPIQIPPIRERRSDIPLLVEHFLSQAPVIGGQRPVRIGKEALNILMDYNWPGNVRELQNAVQFAIVRCQGKVIHPEDLPLELKGFISEKPKRGPVRKLDAESVSAALTKTGGNKARAAKVLGVGRATLYRFLADHADEMQED
- a CDS encoding FAD-dependent oxidoreductase, translating into MTKNAIGSVLVVGGGIAGMQSALDLANSGYYVYLLEKSPAIGGVMAQLDKTFPTNDCAMCIMSPILVEVGRHVNIELITYADLERIDGGPGNFRVVIDKHAGYIDTDQCTGCGDCSQACPVELPDAYNLGLVSRKATYKQYAQAIPINYTIQKTDKAPCRLACPAGINVQGYVQMVGQGKYAEALKIIMDDLPLPGVLGRICPHGCEDACRRCEVDQPVAIRELKRLAADQVDPRTIEIPMAEKREERVAIIGSGPAGLSAAYHLARRGILSTIYEALPKAGGMLRVGIPDHRLPPAILDQEIEIITNMGVELKTNTPLDGDLTVDSLFDQGFKAVYLALGAHKGITLGVPGEKTAGVRQGVDFLREVNLTGKAPVGKHVAIVGGGNVAIDVARSAVRLGAETVQIIYRRTRAEMPAWEEEIQAAETEGTEITYLAAPQEILSENGKVTGLRCIRMELGEPDASNRRRPVPVPGSEYDLEIDQLIPAIGQRPDLSSIEDVDGVGFTRWSTTEVDPVTYATGRPGVFAGGDLQSGPWVAIGAIAAGKEAAESIERYLDGADMAAGREPIERSEPVYRPVPEGEPIAARVKPRELEPAARKGNFNEVELGITPEAGQAEAARCLNCGYCCECYQCVEACGAGAVTLATHQMQDRQIELSVGSVILSPGFTPYDPSGLDFLGYGKNPNVMSSIEFERILAASGPTTGHLVRMSDHREPKKIAWLQCVGSRDQNRCDNPYCSSVCCMYAIKEAVIAKEHSAQPLDCAIFYMDMRTHGKDFERAYNDAKGKHGIRFIRSRIHTVETVPGTDDVFVRYVLDDGQTMEEQFDMLILSVGLEISKDLVDLAKRLDISLTPGNFCATSSFSPVETSRPGVFVCGAFQGPRDIPQSVVDASAAAVAAGELLSDAKFTLTKTREVVPQINVAGERPRVGVFVCHCGINIGGIVDVPGVRDYAATLPYVDYVADNLYTCSQDTQDIMTQIISEKNLNRVVVAACTPKTHEPLFQETLINAGLNKYLFEFVNIRNHDSWVHRNNPDLATAKAKDLVGMAIAKVVLMEPLEEAELTIGQSAMVVGGGISGMAAALSLANQGYETHIVEQTGGLGGQALNLFRTADGEDIGARLRQMVADVEQNDNIRVHYHSTLSTVDGFVGSFVSTLTTGDTETAIDHGVTVIATGALPLVPNEYSYGSSPKILTSLELDRRFIEKDPALDAMNTAVFIQCVGSRETERPYCSRVCCTHSIDSALLLKARNPDMDVFILYRDIRTYGEREYLYKEAREKGIIFIRYQVDDKPVVMVDGDTVSVTIKDHVLGRPIEIETDLLTLATAIVPPSNDALARFFKIPVNDDGFFVEKHAKLGPSEFATDGVFLCGLAHYPKPIDEAIAQGKAAASRATTLLAQQKINTNGQIAKTDPMLCSACGVCVSICPYSAPSFIDAEARMHAGKAQINPVLCKGCGLCVAACRSGAIHLKGFDNEQIFAQIFELNEAV
- a CDS encoding hydrogenase iron-sulfur subunit — protein: MNNNSWEPKIVSFFCNWCTYGAADLAGVSRFEHPPNTRVIRVPCSGRVSPKFILAAFMNGADGVWVSGCHPGDCHYIEGNLYARRRFTLLKNQLEYMGVEPGRLHFSWISSAEASKYVQVITEVIDAVKALGPNTRFVKHQAKVA
- a CDS encoding 4Fe-4S dicluster domain-containing protein — its product is MSGYTEKMREIAGRLLGDCSVQMVIGFRKGTLPMMNEPCFVTNPEQVPSLVWDSNCGINLANYLTNRKEKIAVFAKGCDSRNIVNHIVENKIKRDQLHIVGVPCTGMIDKRKITGMVNGEILETTETEDTIKVRTAEAETLFDKREVLQQNCALCIHRNPVIFDEMVADPVAEQTDIDRYADVRKIEEMDSKEKWQFFDDLLSPCIRCYACRNACPLCYCPTCFVDESKPQWVGKGQDPIDVRTFHFLRAYHCAGRCTDCGACQRACPVGIDMRLLTRKLEKDCQEQFGWEAGLSLDQRPALDVYQTNDPEAFIK
- a CDS encoding 4Fe-4S dicluster domain-containing protein, with the protein product MTLLTIDKQNWTQGLAAAADHYRLFGPVKEKDQHRFKALEKGQLPDLDLVNTRLSPKDLVFPQSEIMLTYSLDESREDHHIMKEAHTDHAPRAVVGMRPCDARAIQLVKLNFDTPDVKDPYWLKAYEATTFIGMACDTPLSTCFCTSAGCGPYNAEGLDILMMDRGGTYLAKIFTEKGKAFADTAGWNQATPEAAEAFVAAKEAAEAKMVSTISTDNLADTDLLDLHGAPFWDDIAFACLNCGTCTFTCPTCWCFDIQDEVQGKSGVRMKNWDSCMFPIFTVHTTGHNPRDTKTQRVRQRFMHKLKYFVDKYQTGIMCVGCGRCVRQCPVNIDIRRVCELMNSFKPADACVAQG